One Actinosynnema pretiosum DNA segment encodes these proteins:
- a CDS encoding acyl-CoA dehydrogenase family protein — MKIDDHAPTAPGRERIAAELERLGLLHADRGVEISRFAVFVPCDELGVARPVVLHAGARVGPFAVVHGGAVIGAGARVEERAVLGRPELGCAFGRERTGTGGNALLDAGAVLRAGAIAYAGVRVGAETVVGHHTLLRTGVRVGAGTQLGHALTVERGTRIGSGVRCSPGSHLTGECVLADRVFLGAGVRTINDKTLTWRHPEREPELRPPVFDTGARVGTRTVARPGPAGTWLVSGRKTWISRLTEARVFAVLLRVPDGRLRVAAVDAAEPGLRRLPLPPAGLAGWSWGVLELDRVPLRPAQLLDGDGTSLLRAHFAAYRPLVTATALGAAAAVLDTTAAHLVDRRARGEVPRLRDTALHALGRAHARLCSALLATANAALLAEGGDPDAESWGAATKAHGVDTAVEVVAELVPLLGAAGVRADGQVAKTRRDLEGLRCADGVHDSLYLAAGTRRTTG, encoded by the coding sequence ATGAAGATCGACGACCACGCGCCCACCGCTCCGGGACGTGAGCGCATCGCCGCCGAGCTGGAGCGGCTCGGGCTGCTGCACGCCGACCGGGGCGTGGAGATCAGCCGGTTCGCGGTGTTCGTGCCCTGCGACGAGCTGGGCGTCGCCAGGCCGGTGGTGCTGCACGCCGGGGCGCGCGTCGGGCCGTTCGCCGTGGTGCACGGCGGCGCCGTGATCGGCGCGGGCGCGCGGGTGGAGGAGCGCGCGGTGCTGGGCCGTCCCGAGCTCGGCTGCGCCTTCGGGCGCGAGCGGACCGGGACCGGCGGGAACGCGCTGCTGGACGCCGGGGCCGTGCTGCGCGCGGGCGCCATCGCCTACGCGGGCGTGCGGGTCGGGGCGGAAACCGTGGTGGGGCACCACACCCTGCTGCGCACCGGGGTCCGGGTGGGCGCGGGCACCCAGCTCGGCCACGCCCTGACCGTCGAGCGGGGAACCCGCATCGGATCGGGTGTGCGCTGCTCGCCCGGCTCGCACCTGACCGGCGAGTGCGTGCTGGCCGACCGGGTGTTCCTGGGCGCGGGGGTGCGCACGATCAACGACAAGACGCTGACCTGGCGCCACCCCGAGCGGGAACCGGAGCTGCGACCACCGGTGTTCGACACCGGGGCCAGGGTGGGCACCCGCACCGTCGCGCGGCCGGGTCCGGCGGGGACCTGGCTGGTCAGCGGGCGCAAGACGTGGATCAGCAGGCTGACCGAGGCGCGGGTGTTCGCGGTCCTGCTCCGCGTCCCGGACGGGCGCCTGCGCGTCGCCGCCGTCGACGCGGCCGAACCGGGCCTGCGCAGGCTCCCGCTGCCACCGGCCGGGTTGGCCGGCTGGTCGTGGGGCGTGCTGGAGCTGGACCGGGTGCCGCTGCGCCCCGCCCAACTCCTCGATGGCGACGGGACGTCCCTGCTGCGCGCCCACTTCGCCGCCTACCGCCCTCTGGTCACCGCCACCGCGCTGGGGGCCGCGGCGGCGGTGCTCGACACCACCGCCGCGCACCTGGTGGACCGCCGAGCCCGAGGCGAGGTGCCCCGACTGCGCGACACCGCGCTGCACGCCCTCGGCCGCGCCCACGCCAGGCTGTGCTCCGCGCTGCTGGCCACCGCGAACGCCGCGCTCCTGGCCGAGGGCGGCGACCCGGACGCCGAGTCGTGGGGCGCGGCGACGAAGGCGCACGGCGTGGACACGGCCGTGGAGGTGGTCGCCGAACTGGTGCCGCTGCTGGGCGCGGCCGGTGTCCGCGCCGACGGACAGGTCGCCAAGACCCGCCGCGACCTGGAAGGCCTGCGCTGCGCCGACGGCGTCCACGACAGCCTCTACCTCGCGGCGGGAACGCGCCGCACCACCGGCTGA
- a CDS encoding NUDIX domain-containing protein produces MDSPAAEPRAPRPVEQYLRELPRKRIAAGVVLRDGAGRVLLLQTSYKANWEVPGGVVEEGESPWAAAVRELREEVGLSRPLGRLLVVDHVAEHPHEGVVRPEGVAMLFDGGLITAERVAGLVFGDGEIVAARLCPLDEAGPLLRPMLAARLGAALEAVAEGVVALCEQGRRVG; encoded by the coding sequence ATGGACTCCCCCGCGGCCGAGCCCCGCGCCCCGCGCCCCGTCGAGCAGTACTTGCGGGAGCTCCCCCGCAAGCGGATCGCCGCCGGGGTGGTGCTGCGCGACGGGGCGGGGCGGGTGCTGCTGCTCCAGACCAGCTACAAGGCGAACTGGGAGGTGCCCGGCGGGGTCGTGGAGGAGGGCGAGTCGCCGTGGGCCGCGGCGGTGCGCGAGCTGCGGGAGGAGGTGGGGCTGTCCAGGCCGCTCGGGCGGTTGCTGGTGGTGGACCACGTGGCCGAGCACCCGCACGAGGGGGTGGTGCGGCCGGAGGGGGTGGCGATGCTCTTCGACGGCGGGCTGATCACGGCGGAGCGGGTGGCGGGGCTGGTGTTCGGGGACGGGGAGATCGTCGCGGCCAGGTTGTGCCCGCTCGACGAGGCCGGGCCGCTGCTGCGGCCGATGCTGGCCGCCCGGTTGGGCGCGGCGCTGGAGGCGGTGGCCGAGGGGGTGGTGGCGCTGTGCGAGCAGGGGCGGCGCGTGGGGTGA
- a CDS encoding helix-turn-helix domain-containing protein, giving the protein MTATADAPFTTPRPRGGLREAVIRYRTGADGREPPDATATLSFHFPEPTGTRFPPPAHVVCEPPLARFTADPDPACRDCARIDALVHPWAVAALTGHADPAAVLGSRGARLHAAALAEPLRSASTAPDRPTRLHALDAALLRLWERATPVPAPVRQTWHALSQVHGAALISQVAASSGWSHRQLSRRFTAELGVPLKTAARVLRLHRALRLLAAGLPGSRVAAECDFYDQAHFTRECRLLTGSTPEAVRRRAAGMAISSNTAAGPGGEDGSGGRFSRSPRGSSTKCPEDSMENAVEVYEAPCLVEIGDFAELTQLTNRGYWLDGPWGAWWF; this is encoded by the coding sequence GTGACAGCCACCGCCGACGCGCCTTTCACCACCCCGCGCCCGCGCGGCGGATTGCGGGAAGCGGTGATCCGCTACCGCACCGGAGCCGACGGACGCGAACCCCCGGACGCCACCGCCACCCTGTCCTTCCACTTTCCCGAACCCACCGGAACACGATTCCCGCCACCCGCGCACGTCGTGTGCGAACCACCCCTGGCGCGCTTCACCGCCGACCCCGACCCCGCCTGCCGCGACTGCGCCAGGATCGACGCCCTGGTGCACCCCTGGGCCGTCGCCGCGCTCACCGGGCACGCCGATCCCGCCGCCGTCCTCGGCTCGCGCGGCGCCCGCCTCCACGCCGCCGCCCTGGCCGAACCGCTGCGCAGCGCGTCCACCGCACCGGACCGGCCTACCCGCCTGCACGCCCTGGACGCGGCCCTGCTGCGCCTCTGGGAGCGCGCGACCCCGGTCCCCGCCCCGGTCAGGCAGACCTGGCACGCCCTCAGCCAGGTCCACGGCGCCGCGCTGATCTCGCAGGTCGCCGCCTCGTCCGGCTGGAGCCACCGCCAGCTCTCGCGCCGCTTCACCGCCGAGCTCGGCGTCCCCCTCAAGACCGCCGCCAGGGTCCTGCGCCTGCACCGGGCGCTGCGCCTGCTCGCCGCGGGCCTGCCGGGCTCGCGCGTCGCGGCCGAGTGCGACTTCTACGACCAGGCCCACTTCACCCGCGAGTGCCGCCTGCTCACCGGATCGACACCCGAGGCGGTGCGGCGCCGCGCGGCGGGAATGGCGATTTCGTCCAATACGGCGGCCGGTCCGGGCGGTGAGGATGGTTCCGGCGGCCGGTTCTCCCGGTCGCCGCGCGGTTCATCCACGAAGTGCCCGGAGGACAGCATGGAGAACGCGGTCGAGGTGTACGAGGCCCCCTGCCTGGTCGAGATCGGCGATTTCGCCGAACTGACCCAGCTCACCAACCGGGGCTACTGGCTGGACGGCCCCTGGGGCGCCTGGTGGTTCTGA
- a CDS encoding asparagine synthase-related protein, with the protein MTFLVLPDRALPPGPAGGVGPKEIRHHSGRPWLVGDWHDDDITAAEHGPNRLVLLGPALTTPAELTRGLRAVRSTADLDPLLRAIAGSFHALASIDGRVRAQGTLSTARQVCHATVRGATLASDRPDLLADLIGAQVDEEQLALELLAPFGPPWPLGERTAWRGVRVPRTGECLEVDRDGACRTRRWWTPPEPTAPLGDGGAVRDALLDAVAARTRQGGTVSADLSGGLDSTTLCFLAARGPADLVTVHYEALGRFSDDREQAARAATALGQAHHVVVPAGRAPDWFAPLERVRHDRQGPLVFARGRATNEHLAGAVAALGSRRHLQGIGGDELFHAGTMALHALARQRPLAAVRHARALRAHRRWSLAATAGVLAFHRPYPRWLADQADRLGRPPTAFGAPAWEVEPLLPPWTSRDAAATVRRALREAAASAPEPLSPIPAQHEMLRITAVNGRAVRRNSAIASASGVTFEAPFTDDRVLEAVLSLRFADRIDHHRFKPVLGTAMRGLVPADVLRRQTKNDASAELYAGLRGRRDELLALFEDSRLAARGLIDPAPLRHVLRAAHADARPLMPFDPTLACELWLRALDPAALPAEEAR; encoded by the coding sequence ATGACCTTCCTGGTGCTCCCGGACCGCGCGCTCCCACCGGGGCCGGCGGGTGGGGTGGGCCCGAAGGAGATCAGGCACCACTCGGGCAGGCCGTGGCTCGTCGGCGACTGGCACGACGACGACATCACCGCGGCCGAGCACGGCCCGAACCGCCTGGTGCTCCTGGGACCCGCGCTCACCACCCCGGCCGAGCTGACCCGCGGGCTGCGCGCGGTGCGCTCCACCGCCGACCTGGACCCGCTGCTCCGCGCGATCGCGGGCAGCTTCCACGCCCTCGCCTCGATCGACGGCCGGGTGCGCGCCCAGGGCACCCTGTCCACCGCCCGCCAGGTCTGCCACGCCACCGTCCGCGGCGCGACCCTCGCCTCCGACCGACCGGACCTGCTCGCCGACCTGATCGGCGCCCAGGTCGACGAGGAGCAGCTCGCGCTGGAGCTGCTCGCGCCGTTCGGCCCGCCCTGGCCGCTGGGCGAGCGCACCGCGTGGCGCGGCGTGCGCGTCCCGAGGACGGGGGAGTGCCTGGAGGTCGACCGGGACGGCGCCTGCCGCACCCGCCGCTGGTGGACCCCGCCCGAGCCCACCGCGCCGCTCGGCGACGGTGGCGCGGTCCGCGACGCGCTGCTCGACGCGGTCGCCGCCCGCACCCGGCAGGGCGGCACGGTCAGCGCCGACCTGTCCGGCGGCCTGGACTCGACCACCCTGTGCTTCCTGGCCGCGCGCGGGCCGGCCGACCTGGTCACCGTCCACTACGAGGCGCTGGGCCGCTTCTCCGACGACCGCGAGCAGGCCGCCCGCGCCGCGACCGCGCTGGGGCAGGCGCACCACGTCGTCGTCCCGGCGGGCCGCGCGCCGGACTGGTTCGCGCCGCTGGAGCGGGTCCGCCACGACCGCCAGGGACCCCTGGTGTTCGCCAGGGGCCGGGCCACCAACGAGCACCTGGCAGGCGCGGTCGCCGCGCTCGGGTCCCGCAGGCACCTGCAGGGCATCGGCGGCGACGAGCTGTTCCACGCGGGCACGATGGCCCTGCACGCCCTGGCGCGGCAGCGGCCCCTGGCGGCCGTGCGGCACGCCCGCGCCCTGCGCGCCCACCGGCGCTGGTCGCTGGCGGCCACGGCGGGCGTGCTCGCCTTCCACCGCCCCTACCCGCGCTGGCTGGCCGACCAGGCCGACCGCCTCGGCCGCCCGCCGACCGCGTTCGGCGCGCCCGCGTGGGAGGTCGAGCCGCTGCTGCCGCCGTGGACCAGCCGGGACGCCGCCGCGACCGTCCGGCGTGCCCTGCGCGAGGCCGCGGCGTCGGCCCCCGAACCGCTCTCGCCGATCCCGGCGCAGCACGAGATGCTCCGGATCACCGCCGTCAACGGCAGGGCGGTGCGCCGCAACTCCGCCATCGCCTCGGCGTCCGGCGTGACCTTCGAGGCGCCGTTCACCGACGACCGGGTGCTGGAGGCGGTGCTGTCGCTGCGGTTCGCCGACCGGATCGACCACCACCGCTTCAAACCCGTGCTCGGCACGGCAATGCGCGGCCTGGTCCCGGCCGACGTGCTGCGCCGCCAGACCAAGAACGACGCCAGCGCCGAGCTGTACGCGGGACTGCGCGGGCGCAGGGACGAGCTGCTGGCGCTGTTCGAGGACTCCCGGCTGGCCGCGCGCGGCCTGATCGACCCGGCGCCGCTGCGCCACGTCCTGCGCGCCGCGCACGCCGACGCCCGCCCGCTCATGCCGTTCGACCCGACGCTCGCCTGCGAGCTGTGGCTCAGGGCGCTGGACCCCGCCGCGCTCCCCGCCGAGGAGGCACGATGA
- a CDS encoding lasso peptide biosynthesis PqqD family chaperone: MTFALAPHVTVTTTPHGLVLLDGRTGRYWMVNGTGALVLRHLLDGGTPDTAAADLGARFPDAAGAVRSDVDALVSALRDAGVTAR; the protein is encoded by the coding sequence ATGACCTTCGCACTGGCCCCGCACGTCACCGTCACCACGACCCCGCACGGCCTGGTCCTGCTCGACGGCCGCACCGGCCGCTACTGGATGGTCAACGGCACCGGCGCGCTCGTGCTGCGCCACCTGCTGGACGGCGGCACCCCGGACACGGCGGCGGCCGACCTCGGCGCCCGCTTCCCCGACGCGGCGGGCGCGGTGCGGTCCGATGTGGACGCCCTGGTGTCCGCGCTGCGCGACGCGGGGGTGACCGCGCGATGA
- a CDS encoding lasso peptide biosynthesis B2 protein — MSGLRMTLESADRLPWRQRPAALLAVAAARALTGLPPHRLRRALLLASRGARPATTAQALRARTAVVSVSIACAGPRCLQRSIAAALLCRLRGTWPQWRTGVVTQPFAAHAWIAVDGEPVGEDAGAVRDFSVVLSVP; from the coding sequence ATGAGCGGCCTGCGCATGACCCTGGAGTCGGCGGACCGCCTGCCGTGGCGGCAGCGCCCCGCCGCGCTCCTGGCGGTCGCGGCGGCGAGGGCGTTGACCGGGCTGCCCCCGCACCGCCTGCGCCGCGCGCTGCTGCTCGCCAGCCGCGGCGCCCGCCCCGCGACCACCGCCCAGGCCCTGCGGGCGCGCACGGCGGTGGTGTCGGTGAGCATCGCGTGCGCCGGGCCGAGGTGCTTGCAGCGCTCCATCGCGGCGGCGCTGCTGTGCAGGCTGCGCGGCACGTGGCCGCAGTGGCGCACCGGCGTGGTCACCCAGCCGTTCGCCGCGCACGCCTGGATCGCGGTCGACGGGGAGCCGGTGGGGGAGGACGCGGGGGCGGTGCGGGACTTCAGCGTGGTGCTCTCGGTGCCGTGA
- a CDS encoding helix-turn-helix domain-containing protein, which produces MSQGSSQGAHRVVVLVDEGSNPFELGVAAELFGLRRPELDRPWYGFALCAAEPVTRMHAGMFALTDVPGPEAADRADTLIVPNRPDPEVPPSPAVVDVVRRAAARGARLVSFCTGAFTLAAAGVLDGRPATTHWRWTDLFTARHPRVLLRPDVLFVDDGDVLTSAGSAAALDLGLHLIRRDHGAEVANAVSRRLVFAAHREGGQRQFVPRPVPVVPDVSLAPLLDWARERVDRPLGVGDLAARAAVSPATLHRRFRDELGTTPLAWLTRERVALACRLLEAGERRLDAVAAGSGLGTTSNLRAQVRRHTGLSPDAYRRKFTTAGVERAGGTG; this is translated from the coding sequence ATGTCGCAAGGATCCTCTCAGGGCGCGCACCGGGTGGTGGTGCTCGTGGACGAGGGCTCGAACCCGTTCGAGCTGGGCGTGGCCGCCGAGCTGTTCGGCCTGCGCCGCCCGGAGCTGGACCGGCCCTGGTACGGGTTCGCGCTGTGCGCCGCCGAGCCGGTGACCCGGATGCACGCCGGGATGTTCGCCCTGACCGACGTGCCCGGCCCCGAGGCCGCCGACCGCGCCGACACCCTGATCGTGCCGAACCGCCCCGACCCCGAGGTGCCGCCGTCACCGGCGGTCGTGGACGTGGTCCGCCGCGCCGCCGCCCGCGGCGCGCGCCTGGTGAGCTTCTGCACCGGCGCTTTCACCCTGGCGGCGGCGGGCGTGCTCGACGGCCGCCCCGCCACCACCCACTGGCGCTGGACGGACCTGTTCACCGCCCGCCACCCGCGCGTGCTGCTGCGGCCGGACGTGCTGTTCGTGGACGACGGGGACGTGCTGACCTCGGCGGGCAGCGCGGCGGCGCTGGACCTGGGGCTGCACCTGATCCGCCGGGACCACGGGGCGGAGGTGGCGAACGCGGTCAGCCGCAGGCTGGTGTTCGCCGCGCACCGGGAGGGCGGGCAGCGCCAGTTCGTGCCGCGGCCGGTGCCGGTCGTGCCGGACGTGTCGCTGGCGCCGCTGCTGGACTGGGCGCGGGAGCGGGTGGACCGGCCGCTGGGGGTGGGGGACCTGGCGGCGCGCGCGGCGGTGAGCCCGGCGACGCTGCACCGGAGGTTCCGCGACGAACTGGGCACGACGCCGCTGGCCTGGTTGACGCGGGAGCGGGTGGCGCTGGCCTGCCGGTTGCTGGAGGCGGGCGAGCGGCGGTTGGACGCGGTGGCGGCGGGGAGCGGGTTGGGGACGACGAGCAACCTGCGGGCGCAGGTGCGGCGGCACACCGGGTTGTCGCCGGACGCTTATCGGCGGAAGTTCACGACGGCGGGGGTGGAACGGGCCGGTGGGACGGGGTGA
- a CDS encoding cupin domain-containing protein gives MSTEIALADALATFDALWSPRIVTRVNDHDVRVAKVRGEHVWHRHDNTDEFFLVLSGQLDIALRDPERVVTLPQGLVFVVPRGAEHKPFSERGATILLFELTGTLTVGDRHDPLPGHVDVTTGHEL, from the coding sequence ATGAGCACCGAGATCGCACTGGCCGACGCACTCGCCACCTTCGACGCCCTGTGGAGCCCCCGGATCGTCACGCGCGTCAACGACCACGACGTCCGCGTCGCCAAGGTCCGGGGCGAGCACGTGTGGCACCGCCACGACAACACCGACGAGTTCTTCCTCGTCCTGTCCGGACAGCTGGACATCGCCCTGCGCGACCCGGAGCGCGTCGTCACCCTCCCGCAGGGCTTGGTGTTCGTCGTGCCGCGCGGCGCCGAGCACAAGCCGTTCTCCGAGCGGGGGGCGACGATCCTGCTGTTCGAGCTCACCGGCACCCTCACCGTCGGCGACCGCCACGACCCGCTGCCCGGCCACGTCGACGTGACCACCGGGCACGAGCTGTAG
- a CDS encoding TetR family transcriptional regulator, with protein sequence MTFQRARSAEQREIRRRAILDTAAAMLDEMPVAELSLNELSRRIGLAKSNVLRYFETREAVLLELLNRFLREWLAAITEELGDVDPSRPAEERAARLSEVLSRSLADRPVLCDLFGAQGSVLEQNVSAEVIARHKHASLATLVDATALVRGHVPELGEAAQAYCLQVLVLAGALSAYVPPPASLLAAYRADPSIPVLHVHSSPETTTLHDLLRGAVAMTTTGALPRT encoded by the coding sequence GTGACGTTCCAACGGGCCCGGAGCGCGGAGCAGCGGGAGATCCGCCGCCGCGCGATCCTGGACACGGCGGCGGCGATGCTCGACGAGATGCCGGTCGCCGAGCTGAGCCTCAACGAGCTCAGCCGCCGCATCGGACTGGCCAAGTCCAACGTGCTGCGCTACTTCGAGACCCGCGAGGCCGTGCTGCTGGAGCTGCTCAACCGCTTCCTGCGGGAGTGGCTGGCCGCGATCACCGAGGAGCTGGGCGACGTCGACCCGAGCCGTCCGGCCGAGGAGCGGGCCGCCCGCCTGTCCGAGGTGCTGAGCCGCTCGCTGGCCGACCGGCCGGTGCTCTGCGACCTGTTCGGCGCGCAGGGCAGCGTCCTGGAGCAGAACGTCTCGGCCGAGGTCATCGCCCGCCACAAGCACGCCTCGCTGGCCACCCTGGTCGACGCGACCGCCCTGGTGCGCGGCCACGTCCCGGAGCTGGGCGAGGCCGCGCAGGCGTACTGCCTCCAGGTCCTGGTGCTGGCGGGCGCCCTGTCGGCGTACGTGCCGCCGCCCGCGAGCCTGCTGGCCGCCTACCGCGCCGACCCGTCCATCCCGGTGCTGCACGTGCACAGCAGCCCGGAGACGACCACCCTGCACGACCTGCTGCGCGGCGCGGTCGCGATGACCACGACGGGGGCGCTGCCCCGGACCTGA